In Paeniglutamicibacter kerguelensis, one genomic interval encodes:
- a CDS encoding universal stress protein encodes MENAPRTKVIVGVDGSPQSIAALRYAAPLSKALGHELQAFASWLPRIALEDYTPEWNPEADARAALDEAITEAFGDDVPEHLERLVTMGPAAPTLIEASKDAAMLVIGTRGRGGFKGLLLGSVSSSLAAHAHCPVLIHHGDK; translated from the coding sequence ATGGAAAACGCCCCACGCACTAAGGTCATCGTCGGAGTCGACGGATCCCCGCAGTCGATCGCAGCGCTTCGCTACGCGGCGCCGCTGTCCAAGGCACTAGGCCATGAGCTGCAGGCATTCGCATCCTGGCTGCCCCGCATTGCGCTCGAGGACTACACCCCCGAGTGGAACCCCGAGGCCGACGCGCGGGCCGCCCTCGACGAGGCCATCACCGAGGCCTTCGGCGACGACGTTCCGGAGCACCTGGAGCGCTTGGTGACCATGGGCCCCGCGGCCCCCACGCTCATCGAGGCATCCAAGGACGCGGCGATGCTGGTCATAGGAACCCGCGGCCGCGGCGGCTTCAAGGGCCTGCTGCTCGGCTCGGTCTCCAGCTCGCTGGCGGCCCACGCGCACTGCCCGGTGCTGATCCACCACGGCGACAAGTAA
- the deoC gene encoding deoxyribose-phosphate aldolase codes for MSTEPNIENIASYIDHTILNADASRADIERICAEAAKYNFKSVCVNPLWVSTVTAALAGSGVLTCSVIGFPFGATTTASKVFEARGAIADGANEIDMVINIAAAKAGDEAALVADISAIADAVHEDGAILKVIIETALLTDDEKVLACRASVAAGADFVKTSTGFAGGGATLEDVALMRATVGPDLGVKASGGVRSLETARAMIAAGATRLGSSSGVAIVEGEQGTEGY; via the coding sequence ATGAGCACCGAGCCGAACATCGAAAACATCGCCTCCTACATCGACCACACCATCCTGAATGCCGACGCCTCCCGCGCCGACATCGAGCGCATCTGCGCCGAGGCCGCCAAGTACAACTTCAAGTCGGTCTGCGTGAACCCGCTCTGGGTTTCCACGGTGACCGCCGCGCTGGCCGGCTCCGGCGTGCTGACCTGCTCGGTGATCGGCTTCCCGTTCGGTGCCACCACCACCGCATCGAAGGTCTTTGAGGCCCGCGGCGCCATCGCCGACGGCGCCAACGAGATCGACATGGTCATCAACATCGCCGCGGCGAAGGCCGGTGACGAGGCGGCACTGGTCGCCGACATTTCGGCGATCGCCGACGCCGTGCACGAGGACGGGGCCATCCTGAAGGTCATCATCGAGACGGCGCTGCTCACCGACGACGAAAAGGTGCTGGCCTGCCGAGCCTCGGTGGCTGCCGGAGCCGATTTCGTGAAGACCTCCACCGGGTTTGCCGGCGGCGGGGCAACTCTCGAGGACGTGGCCCTGATGCGCGCCACCGTGGGACCCGATCTCGGCGTCAAGGCCTCCGGCGGGGTCCGCTCGCTGGAAACCGCCCGCGCCATGATCGCCGCCGGCGCCACGAGGCTCGGATCCAGCTCCGGAGTTGCTATTGTAGAGGGTGAACAAGGCACCGAGGGGTACTAA
- a CDS encoding phospho-sugar mutase has product MSQNLHHTELLDRAAAWADQDPDAQTQAQLRGLCWRVRAGEAEALEELEDRFAGNLAFGTAGLRAELGAGPNRMNSMVVRRTAAGIGRFLVERAAGSYVPSAVVGFDARHNSDKFARESAAILTAAGVRVSLMPLPLPTPVLAWAVRALDAEAGIMVTASHNPPADNGYKVYLGGRVESGWGRGAQIVTPTDAQIAALIDHDEPIDAITLAESGWDVLPGGGEAGDIEAAYLSKVTALLTAPGGEATADLDAARAGLKIVLTPMHGVGGHTMSQGFAASGFTRVAIVPEQEHPDPEFPTVAFPNPEEPGAIDLAVELAKETGADLVIANDPDADRCAGAVEFPGTGWRMLRGDEVGWLLGARLAPAADPTSVFANSIVSSRMLASIAAASGLKHEQTLTGFKWISRAPHLAFGYEEALGYCVAPDLVRDKDGISAALLLAEYAAELKAAGSGFPQVLDQLALAHGLHQTDQLSVRVKDLGLLGTMMDALRGTPPQSLAGEAIVEFEDLGLGAHLPPTDGLLFLTDAGTRVIVRPSGTEPKLKCYLEVIAPVADAADLPVLRTAGRVRLESIKHELLLMLRA; this is encoded by the coding sequence CTGGCGCGTGCGCGCCGGGGAAGCCGAGGCGCTGGAGGAACTGGAAGACAGGTTCGCGGGGAACCTCGCCTTCGGCACGGCGGGCCTGCGCGCCGAGCTGGGCGCCGGCCCCAACCGGATGAACTCCATGGTGGTGCGCCGCACCGCCGCGGGCATCGGGCGCTTCCTGGTCGAACGCGCAGCGGGAAGCTACGTCCCCAGCGCGGTGGTCGGGTTCGACGCCAGGCACAACTCGGACAAGTTCGCCCGCGAATCCGCCGCGATCCTCACCGCGGCCGGCGTGCGGGTGTCGCTGATGCCGCTGCCGCTGCCCACCCCGGTGCTGGCCTGGGCCGTGCGCGCACTGGACGCCGAGGCCGGCATCATGGTCACCGCCAGCCACAACCCGCCCGCCGACAACGGATACAAAGTGTACCTGGGCGGGCGCGTCGAGTCCGGCTGGGGCCGCGGCGCGCAGATCGTCACGCCCACCGACGCGCAGATCGCCGCGCTGATCGACCACGACGAGCCGATCGACGCCATCACCCTGGCCGAATCCGGCTGGGACGTGTTGCCCGGCGGCGGCGAGGCCGGAGACATCGAGGCCGCCTACCTGTCCAAGGTCACCGCGCTGCTCACCGCCCCCGGCGGCGAGGCGACCGCTGACCTGGACGCCGCGCGCGCCGGCCTGAAGATCGTGCTGACCCCGATGCACGGGGTCGGTGGGCACACCATGTCCCAGGGCTTCGCGGCCTCGGGTTTCACCCGGGTTGCCATCGTGCCCGAGCAGGAACACCCCGACCCGGAATTCCCCACCGTCGCGTTCCCCAACCCGGAGGAACCCGGCGCCATCGACCTTGCCGTGGAGCTCGCCAAGGAAACCGGTGCCGACCTGGTCATCGCCAACGACCCGGATGCCGACCGCTGCGCCGGTGCCGTGGAATTCCCCGGCACCGGCTGGCGCATGCTGCGCGGGGACGAGGTCGGCTGGCTGCTCGGCGCCCGACTGGCACCGGCTGCCGACCCTACTTCCGTCTTCGCCAACTCGATCGTCTCCTCGCGCATGCTGGCCTCCATCGCGGCGGCCAGCGGGCTGAAGCACGAACAGACGCTGACCGGCTTCAAGTGGATTTCCCGCGCCCCGCACCTGGCCTTCGGCTACGAGGAGGCCCTCGGCTACTGCGTCGCCCCGGATCTGGTGCGCGACAAGGACGGCATTTCCGCGGCCCTGCTGCTGGCCGAATACGCGGCCGAACTCAAGGCCGCGGGCTCCGGCTTCCCGCAGGTGCTCGACCAGCTGGCGCTGGCCCACGGCTTGCACCAGACCGACCAGCTCTCGGTCCGGGTCAAGGACCTTGGCCTGCTGGGCACCATGATGGATGCGCTGCGCGGCACCCCGCCGCAGTCGCTTGCCGGGGAAGCCATCGTCGAATTCGAGGACCTGGGCCTCGGTGCGCACCTGCCGCCGACCGACGGGCTGCTGTTCCTCACCGACGCCGGGACCCGGGTCATCGTGCGCCCCTCGGGCACCGAGCCCAAGCTCAAGTGCTACCTGGAGGTCATCGCGCCGGTCGCCGACGCCGCCGACCTCCCGGTCCTGCGCACGGCCGGCCGGGTCCGGCTTGAGTCCATCAAGCACGAACTTTTGCTAATGTTGCGCGCCTAG